One Odontesthes bonariensis isolate fOdoBon6 chromosome 17, fOdoBon6.hap1, whole genome shotgun sequence genomic window carries:
- the pkdccb gene encoding extracellular tyrosine-protein kinase PKDCC: MPGMGNSLRAAALLAFVVLSILVSLLISSVQQFGARISRLSNATISGDEELASLRGALIYQLKERRKEIIPLLLPDDDENGLSGESRHYSQHDQDSILDYSLWNEITLGSRKAHLDQMSCDSLVGMQAVEVLGSGYTKLVVKVNLSEGHPVALKLVNEKGIDMSKCLEDFKDPQGCRELVSYKLKKEMVLLQRLQHPNVIKLKGHCAGFQGGRGVEGGRAAVILEQGNPLQMIQLLQSPWEDRFRVCLDMVRLLHFLSQSPLGSVGLLDFQPRQFVTVSGELKLTDLDDASAEEAVCQRDADCTLQFPHRNFTLPCSSRGVCEGLNEKRNIYNAYRYFFTYLLPHQAPPGLTHLVDHIMNTTGELKADINQTLEAFEHILLLYKSGLHLDNLPPSIIKDYTVMQGMGTSGNVEYRCWPSYSQQGCVLSVHSAREAAYICNSHSQCNSFTLMGQKTWTGRLLASFRSSFSHLVPDRTSEVYVKKSKVPEVPSL, from the exons ATGCCCGGGATGGGCAACTCTTTACGCGCGGCTGCCCTTCTGGCTTTCGTAGTTCTTTCTATTCTGGTGTCACTTCTGATTAGCAGCGTGCAGCAGTTTGGAGCAAGGATATCGCGCCTTTCCAATGCAACTATTTCTGGTGATGAGGAGTTGGCGTCGCTCCGCGGGGCGTTGATTTACCAGCTCAAAGAGAGGCGAAAAGAAATTATTCCATTGCTTTTACctgatgatgatgaaaatgGACTGTCAGGGGAAAGTCGACATTACTCTCAGCATGATCAAGACTCTATTTTGGATTATAGTTTGTGGAATGAGATCACACTTGGCTCCAGGAAAGCGCATCTGGATCAAATGAGTTGTGATTCTCTGGTTGGCATGCAGGCTGTGGAGGTTCTCGGTTCTGGATACACCAAACTGGTTGTCAAAGTCAATCTATCCGAAGGACATCCTGTGGCGTTAAAGCTCGTCAACGAGAAAGGCATAGACATGAGCAAGTGTTTGGAGGACTTTAAAGATCCACAAGGCTGCCGCGAGCTCGTTTCTTACAAGTTGAAAAAGGAAATGGTCCTGTTGCAAAGGCTGCAGCATCCAAATGTCATAAAG CTCAAGGGTCACTGTGCAGGATTccagggaggaagaggagtagAAGGGGGAAGAGCGGCAGTCATTTTGGAGCAGGGGAATCCTCTCCAGATGATCcagctgctccagagtccttGGGAGGACAGATTCAGG GTGTGTCTGGACATGGTCAGGCTTCTACACTTCCTCTCGCAGTCTCCTCTGGGCTCCGTGGGGCTCCTGGACTTCCAGCCACGGCAGTTTGTCACCGTGTCCGGTGAGCTGAAGCTCACAGACTTGGACGATGCCAGCGCGGAAGAGGCGGTCTGTCAGAGGGACGCGGACTGCACTCTCCAGTTTCCACACAGAAATTTTACTCTGCCCTGCTCGTCTCGGGGGGTGTGTGAGGGATTGAATGAGAAGAGGAACATTTACAATGcctacag GTATTTTTTCACCTACCTGCTGCCGCACCAGGCCCCGCCCGGCCTCACACACCTGGTAGACCACATCATGAACACCACAG GGGAGCTGAAAGCTGACATCAATCAGACGCTGGAAGCCTTTGAACACATCCTCCTCCTGTACAAGTCAGGCCTACACCTGGATAACCTTCCTCCATCAATAATCAAAG ATTACACTGTGATGCAAGGTATGGGGACATCCGGGAACGTGGAGTACCGCTGCTGGCCGTCCTACAGCCAGCAGGGCTGCGTGCTGTCGGTCCACAGTGCCAGAGAGGCAGCGTACATCTGTAACTCCCACTCTCAGTGCAACAGCTTCACTCTGATGGGCCAGAAAACATGGACGG GCCGCCTCCTAGCATCTTTCAGAAGCAGTTTCAGTCATTTGGTGCCTGACAGAACCTCTGAGGTCTATGTGAAGAAATCCAAAGTTCCTGAAGTTCCTTCATTGTGA